From Etheostoma spectabile isolate EspeVRDwgs_2016 chromosome 8, UIUC_Espe_1.0, whole genome shotgun sequence, a single genomic window includes:
- the aagab gene encoding alpha- and gamma-adaptin-binding protein p34, which yields MSTTEEDTEMTIPCALITSCDSGFEEEELVKQILSSKTLPEPIKQEDTVAWYPWTINNKYYTADVRLCVVPSTFQMSSEIAQSMQAFIAYFDSTVKDGLEKLLPWISVVEDLAPEVLILVCDRVCENGVTRHEAQQWCLAHAFELVELNPQELPDEDDDFPESTGVKRIVQALNANVWSSVEMKDGHNQGFGLMSSLVAARHNNPHSCQDPQSSSLPVEGSLVSEETNHTESSTNTNTDTEEDTVVDAMTDLDIQELANLTAGDADVDNFERLFTKLKEMKDKASSLPHDQRKVHAEKVAKAFWMAIGGDEDEIDGLSSGEES from the exons atgtcaaccacAGAAGAAGACACCGAGATGACTATTCCGTGTGCACTCATCACAAGCTGTGACAGTGGGTTTGAAGAAGAAGAGCTGGTAAAAC AGATCCTCAGTTCGAAGACTTTGCCCGAACCGATCAAGCAAGAAGACACAGTAGCCTGGTATCCATGGACCATCAACAACAAATATTATACAGCGGATGTCCGATTATGTGTTGTACCAAGCACCTTTCAAATGTCATCGGAGATTGCCCAGTCCATGCAGGCTTTCATCGCTTACTTTGACAGTACAGTG AAGGACGGTCTGGAAAAGCTACTTCCTTGGatatcagtggtggaagatcTTGCTCCAGAGGTGCTCATTCTGGTGTGTGACAGAGTCTGTGAAAATG GGGTCACCAGACATGAAGCACAACAGTGGTGTTTGGCTCATGCCTTTGAGCTGGTGGAGCTCAATCCACAGGAGTTGCCAGATGAGGATG ATGACTTTCCAGAATCCACGGGAGTAAAGAGAATAGTCCAGGCTCTCAATGCCAATGTGTGGTCCAGTGTGGAGATGAAGGATG GGCACAATcagggctttggtctgatgagtagTTTGGTCGCCGCCAGACACAACAACCCACACAGCTGTCAAGATCCACAG TCTTCCAGCTTGCCAGTAGAGGGCTCACTTGTTAGTGAGGAAACTAACCATACAGAAAgtagtacaaacacaaacacagacacagaggaagaCACGGTGGTTG ATGCAATGACTGATTTGGACATTCAGGAACTTGCTAATCTCACGGCTGGAGATGCAGATGTGGATAACTTTGAACGTCTCTTTACCAAATTAAAAGAGATGAAAG ACAAAGCTTCTTCATTACCGCATGATCAGAGAAAGGTTCATGCAGAGAAG GTAGCAAAAGCATTTTGGATGGCCATTGGTGGTGATGAAGATGAGATAGATGGGTTATCATCGGGAGAGGAAAGCTAA
- the smad3b gene encoding mothers against decapentaplegic homolog 3b isoform X2, with protein sequence MSILPFTPPIVKRLLGWKKGEQNGQEEKWCEKAVKSLVKKLKKTGQLDELEKAITTQNVNTKCITIPRSLDGRLQVSHRKGLPHVIYCRLWRWPDLQSHHELRAVDHCEFAFHTKKDEVCVNPYHYQRVETPILPPVLVPRHTDIPAEFPPLGDYSPSIPENTNFPAGIEPQSNYIPETPPPGYLSEDGETNDHQLNHIMDTGSPSLSPNPVSSTNSNLDLQPVTYCESAFWCSISYYELNQRVGETFHASQPSLTVDGFTDPSNSERFCLGLLSNVNRNSAVELTRRHIGRGVRLYYIGGEVFAECLSDSAIFVQSPNCNQRYGWHPATVCKIPPGCNLKIFNNQEFAALLAQSVNQGFEAVYQLTRMCTIRMSFVKGWGAEYRRQTVTSTPCWIELHLNGPLQWLDKVLTQMGSPSIHCSSVS encoded by the exons ATGTCCATATTACCGTTCACTCCTCCAATCGTGAAGAGGCTTCTTGGCTGGAAGAAGGGAGAGCAGAACGGACAAGAAGAGAAATGGTGCGAAAAGGCTGTCAAAAGTCTTGTGAAGAAGTTGAAAAAGACGGGACAGTTGGACGAGTTGGAAAAAGCCATCACAACACAGAACGTCAACACGAAATGCATAACCATACCCAG ATCTTTAGATGGGCGTCTACAGGTCTCCCACAGAAAAGGTCTTCCTCATGTGATCTACTGTCGCTTGTGGCGCTGGCCAGACCTGCAGTCCCACCATGAGCTGAGGGCTGTTGACCACTGTGAATTTGCCTTTCACACCAAGAAGGATGAAGTCTGCGTAAACCCCTACCACTACCAGAGGGTTGAGACACCAA TTTTGCCTCCTGTCCTAGTACCACGACATACAGACATCCCTGCAGAGTTTCCACCATTGGGTGACTACAGCCCATCCATCCCTGAGAACACCAACTTTCCTGCTGGCATTGAGCCCCAAAGTAACTATATCCCTG AAACTCCCCCACCGGGGTATCTCAGTGAAGATGGTGAGACAAATGATCACCAGCTCAACCACATCATGGACACAG GTTCACCCAGCCTGTCGCCCAATCCAGTGTCATCCACAAACAGTAATCTTG ACTTACAACCTGTGACATACTGCGAGTCTGCCTTCTGGTGCTCTATCTCCTACTATGAGCTGAACCAACGTGTAGGAGAGACTTTCCACGCCTCCCAGCCCTCCCTCACAGTAGATGGATTCACAGACCCATCCAACTCTGAACGCTTCTGTCTAGGCTTGCTATCCAACGTCAACCGCAACTCAGCAGTAGAGCTCACACGCAGACACATAG GACGGGGCGTACGGTTGTACTACATTGGTGGAGAAGTGTTTGCAGAGTGTCTCAGTGACAGTGCCATCTTTGTCCAGAGTCCCAACTGCAACCAGCGCTATGGCTGGCATCCTGCCACTGTCTGCAAAATACCTCCAG GCTGCAACCTGAAGATCTTCAACAACCAggagtttgctgctctgctcgCCCAGTCAGTCAACCAGGGCTTTGAGGCCGTCTACCAACTCACCAGGATGTGCACCATTCGCATGAGTTTTGTCAAGGGTTGGGGAGCTGAGTAcag ACGCCAGACAGTGACCAGTACCCCCTGCTGGATAGAACTGCATCTTAATGGCCCTTTGCAGTGGCTGGACAAAGTCCTCACACAGATGGGCTCTCCCAGCATCCACTGCTCCAGTGTGTCATAG
- the smad3b gene encoding mothers against decapentaplegic homolog 3b isoform X1, with product MSILPFTPPIVKRLLGWKKGEQNGQEEKWCEKAVKSLVKKLKKTGQLDELEKAITTQNVNTKCITIPRSLDGRLQVSHRKGLPHVIYCRLWRWPDLQSHHELRAVDHCEFAFHTKKDEVCVNPYHYQRVETPILPPVLVPRHTDIPAEFPPLGDYSPSIPENTNFPAGIEPQSNYIPETPPPGYLSEDGETNDHQLNHIMDTGDSHEGSPSLSPNPVSSTNSNLDLQPVTYCESAFWCSISYYELNQRVGETFHASQPSLTVDGFTDPSNSERFCLGLLSNVNRNSAVELTRRHIGRGVRLYYIGGEVFAECLSDSAIFVQSPNCNQRYGWHPATVCKIPPGCNLKIFNNQEFAALLAQSVNQGFEAVYQLTRMCTIRMSFVKGWGAEYRRQTVTSTPCWIELHLNGPLQWLDKVLTQMGSPSIHCSSVS from the exons ATGTCCATATTACCGTTCACTCCTCCAATCGTGAAGAGGCTTCTTGGCTGGAAGAAGGGAGAGCAGAACGGACAAGAAGAGAAATGGTGCGAAAAGGCTGTCAAAAGTCTTGTGAAGAAGTTGAAAAAGACGGGACAGTTGGACGAGTTGGAAAAAGCCATCACAACACAGAACGTCAACACGAAATGCATAACCATACCCAG ATCTTTAGATGGGCGTCTACAGGTCTCCCACAGAAAAGGTCTTCCTCATGTGATCTACTGTCGCTTGTGGCGCTGGCCAGACCTGCAGTCCCACCATGAGCTGAGGGCTGTTGACCACTGTGAATTTGCCTTTCACACCAAGAAGGATGAAGTCTGCGTAAACCCCTACCACTACCAGAGGGTTGAGACACCAA TTTTGCCTCCTGTCCTAGTACCACGACATACAGACATCCCTGCAGAGTTTCCACCATTGGGTGACTACAGCCCATCCATCCCTGAGAACACCAACTTTCCTGCTGGCATTGAGCCCCAAAGTAACTATATCCCTG AAACTCCCCCACCGGGGTATCTCAGTGAAGATGGTGAGACAAATGATCACCAGCTCAACCACATCATGGACACAGGTGACTCACATGAAG GTTCACCCAGCCTGTCGCCCAATCCAGTGTCATCCACAAACAGTAATCTTG ACTTACAACCTGTGACATACTGCGAGTCTGCCTTCTGGTGCTCTATCTCCTACTATGAGCTGAACCAACGTGTAGGAGAGACTTTCCACGCCTCCCAGCCCTCCCTCACAGTAGATGGATTCACAGACCCATCCAACTCTGAACGCTTCTGTCTAGGCTTGCTATCCAACGTCAACCGCAACTCAGCAGTAGAGCTCACACGCAGACACATAG GACGGGGCGTACGGTTGTACTACATTGGTGGAGAAGTGTTTGCAGAGTGTCTCAGTGACAGTGCCATCTTTGTCCAGAGTCCCAACTGCAACCAGCGCTATGGCTGGCATCCTGCCACTGTCTGCAAAATACCTCCAG GCTGCAACCTGAAGATCTTCAACAACCAggagtttgctgctctgctcgCCCAGTCAGTCAACCAGGGCTTTGAGGCCGTCTACCAACTCACCAGGATGTGCACCATTCGCATGAGTTTTGTCAAGGGTTGGGGAGCTGAGTAcag ACGCCAGACAGTGACCAGTACCCCCTGCTGGATAGAACTGCATCTTAATGGCCCTTTGCAGTGGCTGGACAAAGTCCTCACACAGATGGGCTCTCCCAGCATCCACTGCTCCAGTGTGTCATAG